One Phaseolus vulgaris cultivar G19833 chromosome 2, P. vulgaris v2.0, whole genome shotgun sequence DNA window includes the following coding sequences:
- the LOC137811043 gene encoding serine/threonine-protein kinase/endoribonuclease IRE1a, which yields MKTCSVLSSPFSLFLLLFLFFSFLTFSTSQSQLSLRPSPPSVKPATALVAALDGTVYLVDSDSGRVFWSFSTGSPIYYSYHAPINNPNHNFTAFVECGDDWELIVHDPHLGQTRLSKSIEEYVASTPIKTKDGASVFGHKRTTMYVVNAKTGGLFRSYSEHDHASNVVSSFDDRLHVSSTKDNELVDPAQLKPPEFLLEITRTDYTLQSVVPGSGVVLWTMKVAEFKAALVCPHTSGRISLDAEGGYDLDGGLDFAMPYACWDMKLNEVYRQRKKFLIESAERLSEVYEEVDMLPFRTSELMLPSKPATDQFVLGQDGYTILSLPMPNSLPSLQQKNGFFESNDNVPMLPRSRMEITTEEVDPGRVNKWSKTVPLVLFTIFLGSFIIYQSLFFTNKDQNREINTKSSPPKKKKARKSIKNNIIAVTQNKQSLLVQEEDTFTLNETNSSTQVQVDGRRIGKLFVSNKEIAKGSNGTVVLEGTYEGRTVAVKRLVQSHHDVAHKEIQNLIASDRHPNIVRWYGVECDHDFVYLALERCTCNLDHLIHLYSDISDNPAVRTSQMQTEKIVMHNLWKTNGFPSPLLLKLMRDVVSGLVHLHELGIIHRDLKPQNVLIIKERSLVAKLSDMGISKRLLEDMSSLGESVTGCGSSGWQAPEQLVQGRQTRAVDLFSLGCVLFFCMTAGRHPFGERLERDVNIVKNQKDLFLVEFIPEAEDLISCLLNPNPDLRPMAIEVLQHPLFWSSEMRLSFFRDVSDRVELEDREYGSDLLKALESTAPLALGAKWDEKLDPDFVTNIGRYRRYKFDSVRDLLRVMRNKLNHYRELPHEIQELIGPLPEGFNDYFASRFPRLLIEVYKVIYRNCKNDECFQRYFRYIN from the exons ATGAAAACTTGTTCTGTTTTAAGCTCTCCGTTTTCCCTATTTCTTctcctttttctcttcttctccttcctcaccttctccacctcacaATCCCAACTCTCCCTTCGCCCTTCTCCACCCTCAGTTAAACCGGCCACCGCTCTCGTCGCCGCCCTTGATGGCACCGTGTATTTGGTGGACAGTGATTCTGGAAGGGTCTTTTGGTCTTTTTCAACTGGATCTCCAATCTACTATTCCTATCATGCTCCCATCAACAACCCTAACCACAACTTCACCGCCTTCGTTGAATGTGGAGATGATTGGGAATTAATCGTCCACGACCCCCACTTGGGTCAAACG AGACTATCGAAATCGATTGAAGAGTATGTTGCTTCTACCCCTATCAAGACAAAGGATGGAGCATCGGTATTTGGTCACAAGAGAACCACTATGTATGTAGTTAATGCTAAAACTGGAGGGCTTTTTCGAAGTTACTCTGAACATGATCATGCTTCTAATGTGGTGTCGAGTTTTGATGACCGGCTGCATGTTTCAAGTACGAAGGATAATGAGCTTGTTGATCCTGCCCAGCTGAAGCCACCTGAGTTCTTGCTTGAGATAACTAGGACGGATTATACTTTGCAATCCGTTGTTCCTGGTTCTGGGGTAGTTTTGTGGACTATGAAAGTGGCTGAATTTAAGGCTGCATTGGTTTGCCCACATACTTCTGGAAGGATTTCATTAGATGCAGAGGGTGGGTATGATTTGGACGGTGGCTTAGATTTTGCTATGCCCTATGCATGTTGGGACATGAAACTGAATGAAGTATATCGCCAACGTAAGAAATTTTTGATAGAATCTGCTGAGAGATTGTCTGAGGTTTATGAGGAGGTTGATATGCTTCCATTTCGTACTTCAGAGCTCATGCTTCCATCAAAACCTGCTACTGATCAATTTGTCCTAGGCCAGGATGGATATACGATCCTATCTTTGCCTATGCCAAATTCTTTGCCTTCTTTGCAACAAAAAAATGGCTTCTTTGAGAGCAATGATAATGTACCTATGCTCCCTCGGTCTCGTATGGAGATCACTACAGAAGAAGTTGATCCAGGCAGGGTGAATAAATGGTCAAAAACAGTACCTCTTGTATTATTTACCATCTTTCTTGGTTCTTTCATTATATACCAGTCTCTTTTCTTTACAAATAAAGACCAGAATAGGGAGATAAATACCAAAAGTTCACCTCCTAAGAAGAAGAAAGCCCGCAAGTCAATAAAGAACAACATCATTGCTGTCACACAGAATAAGCAATCGTTATTGGTCCAGGAGGAGGACACATTCACACTTAATGAAACAAACTCCAGTACACAGGTGCAAGTTGATGGACGCAGGATCGGTAAACTATTTGTATCTAATAAAGAAATTGCTAAGGGAAGCAATGGTACTGTTGTCCTTGAGGGGACATACGAAGGTCGGACAGTTGCTGTCAAACGTCTTGTGCAAAGTCATCACGATGTAGCCCATAAAGAAATCCAAAATCTTATTGCATCTGACAGACATCCAAACATTGTTCGATGGTATGGGGTGGAATGCGATCATGATTTTGTTTACCTTGCTCTGGAACGCTGTACATGCAACTTGGACCATTTGATTCATTTGTACTCTGATATATCAGATAATCCAGCAGTTAGAACTTCTCAAATGCAGACAGAGAAGATTGTTATGCACAATCTTTGGAAAACAAATGGTTTTCCATCACCTCTGCTACTTAAACTGATGAG GGATGTAGTTTCTGGGCTTGTTCATTTGCATGAATTAGGAATAATCCATCGGGACTTGAAACCTCAAAATGTTTTGATAATAAaagaaagatcattagttgcAAAGCTTTCTGACATGGGAATTAGCAAACGCCTTCTCGAAGATATGTCTTCTCTAGGTGAAAGTGTTACGG GCTGTGGCAGTTCAGGCTGGCAAGCACCGGAGCAACTTGTTCAAGGGCGTCAAACACGAGCTGTGGATTTATTTAGTTTAGGTTGTGTCCTCTTTTTCTGCATGACTGCAGGAAGACATCCATTTGGAGAGCGGCTTGAGCGTGATGTCAATATTGTTAAAAATCAAAAAGATCTTTTCTTAGTGGAGTTTATTCCTGAAGCCGAGGATCTTATTTCTTGTTTGTTAAACCCTAATCCTGATCTTAG GCCAATGGCGATTGAAGTATTGCAACATCCTCTCTTTTGGAGCTCTGAGATGAGACTTTCATTTTTTCGCGATGTTAGTGATAGGGTGGAACTTGAAGATAGAGAATACGGTTCTGATCTTTTGAAGGCATTAGAAAGCACTGCTCCACTGGCTTTAGGTGCAAAATGGGATGAGAAGCTAGATCCTGATTTCGTTACTAACATTGGTCGTTACCGGAGATATAAATTTGACAGTGTTCGGGACTTGTTGAGGGTCATGAGAAATAAGCTAAATCATTACAGGGAACTGCCTCATGAAATCCAG GAACTGATAGGTCCTCTTCCAGAAGGATTCAATGACTACTTTGCAAGTCGATTCCCAAGGCTCTTGATTGAAGTGTACAAAGTTATATACAGAAATTGCAAGAACGATGaatgttttcaaagatattttaGATACATTAACTAG